A single window of Columba livia isolate bColLiv1 breed racing homer chromosome 16, bColLiv1.pat.W.v2, whole genome shotgun sequence DNA harbors:
- the RAB5IF gene encoding GEL complex subunit OPTI isoform X1: MTERPHLTWILVFHVEPNNFAHPTVKITRAVGVWGVLGQSCPRGGGKTDVSGSEFCLKRESALCSCGTYSRVGPTGAQERLPPLLRRNAEVPAQRDEFLDVIYWFRQIIAVILGIIWGVVPLKGFVGIAVFCLINAGVLYLYFSSFQQIDEEEYGGTWELTKEGFMTSFALFLVVWIIFYTAIHYD, from the exons ATGACTGAGAGGCCTCATCTGACATGGATTCTGGTCTTCCACGTGGAGCCAAACAACTTTGCCCATCCTACAGTTAAAATCACAAGGGCCGTTGGTGTTTGGGGTGTGCTGGGGCAATCCTGTCCTCGGGGGGGCGGAAAAACAGATGTGAGCGGAAGTGAATTTTGTTTAAAGCGTGAGTCAGCGTTGTGCAGCTGCGGGACTTACAGCCGTGTGGGCCCTACGGGCGCACAGGAGCGCCTGCCTCCGCTGCTCCGGAGGAACGCAGAGGTGCCGGCACAACGT GACGAGTTTTTAGATGTGATCTACTGGTTCCGGCAGATCATTGCAGTTATTTTGGGAATCATCTGGGGAGTAGTTCCACTGAAGGGATTCGTGGGAATAGCAGT ATTCTGCCTGATCAATGCTGGTGTTCTGTACCTCTACTTCAGTAGCTTCCAGCAGATAGATGAGGAGGAGTATGGCGGGACGTGGGAGCTAACGAAGGAAGGATTCATGACATCTTTTGCACTGTTTCTG GTTGTTTGGATAATCTTCTATACTGCCATCCACTACGATTGA